The genomic interval TGGGTTTTTTCCGCGAGGGTGAGCTGTTCATCACCGGCCGTTTGAAAGACATGCTGATCGTGCGCGGCCACAACCTGTACCCGCAGGACATCGAGAAGACCGTCGAGAACGAAGTGGAAGTGGTGCGCAAGGGCCGCGTGGCGGCGTTCGCGGTCACTCGGAACGGCGAGGAGGGCATCGGCATCGCGGCGGAGATCAGCCGCAGCGTGCAGAAGATCCTGCCGCCGGAGGCGCTGATCAAAGCGATCCGCCAGGCGGTGGCCGAGGCCTATCAAGAAGCGCCGAGCGTGGTGGTGCTGCTCAATCCGGGCGCGTTGCCTAAGACCTCCAGCGGCAAGCTGCAACGCTCGGCGTGCCGCAACCGCTTGGCCGACGGCAGCCTCGACAGCTATGCGGTGTTCCCGTGCGCGACCGCAGAGAGTCAGGCAGCGGTTGCCTCGGCCTCTGAGCTTGAGGCACGCATCGGCCAGATCTGGGCCGAACACCTGAACGTCAAACAGGTCAACGCCGACGACCATTTCTTCCTGCTCGGCGGCAACTCCATCGCCGCGGCCCAGGTGATCGCCAAGGTACGCGAAGCGCTGGGCCTGGAGCTCAACCTGCGCCTGCTGTTCGAAGCGCCGACCCTGAGCGCGTTCGCCGCCGCCGTGGCGCAGCAGCAACAGGACGGCGGCAGCGCCCAGGGCGACATCACCGCGTTGCCGCTTCATGAAGCGTTGCCGCAGTCCCTGGCGCAGAACCGTCTGTGGATCACCTGGCAACTGGATCCGCACAGCAGCGCCTACAACATTCCCGGCGGCCTGCGCCTGCGCGGCGAACTCGATGAAGACGCCCTGAGCGCCAGCTTCCAGCAACTGATCGAGCGCCACGAATCCCTGCGCACCCGCTTCTTCGAACGCGACGGCGTGGCCCTGCAGCAGGTGCTGCCTGCCGGCGGGTTCGAGCTGCAGCGGATCGACCTCAGCGACCTGCCGGCCGCCGAGCGCGAAGCCCGCGCGCAGCAAATCCGCGAAGACGAGGCGCGCACCCAGTTCGACCTGGAAAAGGGCCCGCTGCTGTGGGTGACCCTGATCCGCCTCGACGATGAAGACCACCAACTGCTGGTGACGATGCACCACATCATCGCCGACGGCTGGTCGCTGAACGTGCTGATCGACGAGTTCTCGCGCCTGTACGCCGCCGCGTCCCAAGGCCAGCGGGCGGAGCTGGCGCCGTTGCCCACCCGCTACGCCGACTACGGCAGCTGGCAGCGCCAATGGCTGGCCCAGGGCGAAGGCGAGCGGCAACTGGCCTATTGGAAAGCGCAGTTGGGAGACGAGCAGCCGACCCTGGAGCTGGCCACCGACCATCCGCGCTCGGCCCGTCAGGCCGGCAGCGCCGCACGCCACACCGTGCGGCTGAGCGTCAGTCTCAGCGAGGCGGTGCGCAACGCCGCGCAGGCCAATGCCGCCACACCGTTCATGCTGTTGCTGTCGGCGTTCCAGAGCCTGCTGCACCGCTACAGCGGCCAGTGCGACATCCGCATCGGCGTGCCCAACGCCAACCGTCCGCGCCTGGAGACCCAAGGCCTGATCGGCTTCTTCATCAACACCCAGGTGCTGCGCGCCGAGCTGGATCCGCGCCTGCCGTTCAGCGAACTGCTGGCCCGCACCCGTGAGGCGGCGCTCGGCGCCCAGGCCCACCAGGACCTGCCGTTCGAGCAACTGCTCGAAGCCTTCCCAAAGGCCCGCGAGCAAGGCCTGTTCCAGGTCATGTTCAACCATCAGCAACGCGACCTGAGCGCACTCAAGCGCCTGCCGGGCCTGCTCGCCGAAGAGCTGCCGTGGCACAGCCGCGAGGCCAAGTTCGACCTGCAGCTGCACAGCGAGGAAGACCGCAACGGGCGCCTGACCCTGTCGTTCGACTACGCCGACGAACTGTTCGACCTCGCCACCGTCGAGCGCCTGGCGGAGCATTTCACCCGCCTGCTGGCCGATGCCTGCGAGCGCCCGCAAGCCGCCATCGGCGACCTGCAACTGCTGACGGCCCACGAACTGTCGCGCCAGGATGGCTGGAGCACCGCGCCGTGCGCCGCCGCGCAGCAGTGGCTGCCGGAACTGCTCAACGAACAGGTGCGGCAGACCCCGGAGCGCACCGCGCTGATGTGGGACGGCGGCAGCCTCGACCTCGCCGAACTGCACACCCGCGCCAACCGCCTGGCCCATTACCTGCGCGACAAGGGCGTCGGCCCGGACGTCTGCGTGGCTATCGCCGCCGAACGTTCGCCGCAGCTGCTGATCGGCCTGCTGGCGATCATCAAGGCCGGCGGCGCCTACGTGCCGCTGGATCCGGACTACCCCGCCGAACGCCTGGCCTACATGCTGGCCGACAGCGGCGTCGGGCTGCTGCTGACCCAGACCGCGTTGCTCGACCGCCTGCCGGCCAGCGACGGCGTCAGCGTCATCGCCATGGACAGCCTGCACCTGGACACCTGGCCGAGCCAGGCGCCGGGCCTGCACCTGCACGGCGACAACCTTGCCTACGTGATCTACACCTCCGGCTCCACCGGCCAGCCCAAAGGCGTGGGCAACACCCATGCCGCCCTGGCCGAGCGTCTGCAATGGATGCAGGCCACCTATCGCCTGAACGATGCCGACGTGCTGATGCAAAAGGCGCCGATCAGTTTCGACGTGTCGGTGTGGGAATGCTTCTGGCCGCTGATCACCGGCGCACGCCTGCTGATCGCCGGCCCCGGCGAGCATCGCGATCCGCACCGCATCGCCGAACTGGTGCAGCAGTACGGCGTGACCACGCTGCACTTCGTGCCGCCGCTGCTGTCGCTGTTCATCGACGAACCCCTGAGCGCCGAATGCACCAGCCTGCGCCGGGTGTTCTCCGGCGGCGAAGCGCTGCCGGCGGAACTGCGCAACCGCGTGTTGGCGCAACTGCCGGCGGTGCAACTGCACAACCGCTACGGCCCGACCGAAACCGCCATCAACGTCACCCACTGGCATTGCAGCGAGGCCGACGGCGAGCGTTCGCCGATCGGCCGCCCGCTGGGCAACGTGATCTGCCGGGTGCTCGACAGCGACCTCAATCCGGTGCCGGCCGGGGTGCCGGGTGAGCTGTGCATCAGCGGCATCGGCCTGGCCCGCGGCTACCTCGGGCGGCCGGCGCTGACCGCCGAACGTTTCGTGGTCGATCCGATGGGCGAGCAGGGCGCACGCCTGTACCGCACCGGCGACCGGGCACGCTGGACGAACGCCGGCGTGATCGAATACCTCGGCCGTCTCGATCAGCAGGTCAAGCTGCGGGGCTTCCGGGTCGAGCCGCAAGAGATCGAAGCGCGCCTGCTGGCGCAGGACGGCGTCGCCCAGGCTGCCGTACTGGTGCGCGACACCGCCGCCGGCCCGCAACTGATCGGCTACTTCACCGCCGGCGACGCCAGCGAGGAGCAGGAGGCGCAAATCGCCCGCCTGAAGGCCGCGCTGGCTGCCGAATTGCCGGAATACATGGTGCCGGCGCAGTTGATGCGCCTGGACGAAATGCCGCTGAGCCCCAGCGGCAAGCTCGACCGCCGTGCCTTGCCCGAACCGCAGTGGCAGGTGCGCGAGCACGTCGAACCGGTCAGCGACCTGGAACGCCAGATCGCCGCAATCTGGCGGGCGGTGCTGGGCCTGTCGCAGGTCGGTCTGCGCGATGACTTCTTCGCCCTCGGCGGCCATTCGCTGCTGGCCACCCAGATCATTTCCCGCACCCGCCAGGCCTGCGACGTCGAACTGCCGCTGCGGGCGCTGTTCGAACACAGCGAACTCGGCGATTTCGCCGAGCAGATCCGCTTGATCCAGACCAGCGGTCGCACCAACAAGCAGCCGCCGATCGACAAGGTCGACCGCAGCCGGCCGGTGCCGCTGTCCTATTCGCAGCAGCGCATGTGGTTCCTCTGGCAGATGGAGCCGGACAGCCCGGCGTACAACGTCGGCGGCATGGCGCGCCTGCGCGGGGTGCTGGATGTCGGGCGCTTCGAAGCGGCGCTGCAGGCGCTGATCCTGCGTCACGAAACCCTGCGCACCACGTTCCCGAGCGTCGATGGCGTGGCCCGTCAGCAGGTGCATGCCCAAACCGGTCTGCGCATGGACTGGAAGGATTTCTCCAGGCACCCGGCCGAAGTCCGCGAGCAGAAGGTCCAGCAACTGGCCGATGAAGAGGCACACCTGCCGTTCGACCTGGAAACCGGTCCGCTGCTGCGCGCCTGCCTGGTCAAGACCGCCGAGCAGGAGCACTACTTCGTCCTGACCCTGCACCACATCGTCACCGAAGGCTGGGCGATGGACATCTTCGCCCGGGAGATCAGCGCGCTGTACGAAGCGTTCGTCGATGACCGCGACTCGCCGCTGGAACCGCTGCCGGTGCAGTACCTCGACTACAGCGTCTGGCAGCGCCAGTGGCTGGAGTCCGGCGAACGCCAGCGTCAGCTCGACTACTGGACCGCGCAGCTGGGCCGCGAACACCCGCTGCTGGAACTGCCGGGCGACCGTCCGCGTCCGCCGGTGCAGAGCCACCGGGGCGAACTGTTCCGCTTCGACCTGAGCGATGACCTCGCCGCCCGGGTGCGTGCCTTCAATGCGCAGAACGGCCTGACCCTGTTCATGACCATGACCGCCGCGCTGGCCGCCTTGCTCTACCGCTACAGCGGCCAGACCGACCTGCGCATCGGCGCGCCGGTGGCCAACCGCATCCGCCCGGAAAGCGAAGGGCTGATCGGCGCGTTCCTCAACACCCAGGTGCTGCGCTGCCAGCTCGACGGGCGGATGACGGTGGGCGAGCTGTTCGACCATGTGCGTCACACCGTGATCGAGGGCCAGTCCCACCAGGACCTGCCGTTCGACCATCTGGTGGAGGCCTTGCAGCCGCCGCGCAGCGCCGCCTACAACCCGCTGTTCCAGGTGATGTGCAACGTGCAGCGCTGGGAATTCCAGCAGACCCGCACCCTGGCCGGCATGACCGTCGAGTACCTGGTCAACGACGCGCGGGCGACCAAGTTCGACCTCAACCTGGAAGTCACCGACCTCGACCACCGTCTGGGCTGCTGCCTGACCTACAGCACCGACCTGTTCGACGAGCCGACCATCGCCCGCATGGCCGGGCATTGGCGCAACCTGCTGGAGGCGCTGATCGCCGACCCGCAGCGGCCCCTGAGCGAACTGCCGCTGCTGGACGCGCCGGAGCGCCAGCGCCTGCTCGACAGCCTCGGCGTCGAGGCCGGCGAGCGCCGTCTCGACCAGTGCATCCATCACCTGTTCGCCGAACAGGCGCTGGCGCGCAAGGACGCGCCGGCCCTGACCTTCGCCGGGCAGACCCTGAGCTACGCCGAACTCGACGCCCGCGCCAACCGTCTGGCCTGGGCGCTGCGCGAACGCGGCGTCGGCCCGCAGGTGCGCGTCGGCCTGGCGCTCGAGCGTTCGCTGGAAATGGTCATCGGCCTGCTGGCGATCCTCAAGGCCGGCGGCGCCTATGTGCCGCTGGATCCGGAATACCCGCTCGACCGCCTGCATTACATGATCGAGGACAGCGGCGTCGGCCTGCTGCTCAGCGACCGGGCGATGTTCGCCGCCCTGGGCCAACTGCCGCCGAACGTGGCGCGCTGGTGCCTGGAGGACGACAGCGCTGCGCTGGCCGGCCAGCCGTCCGGCGAGCTGCCGTTCATCAGCCTGGCGCAGCATCAGGCGTACTTGATCTACACCTCGGGCTCCACCGGCAAGCCGAAAGGCGTGGTGGTGTCCCACGGTGAGATCGCCATGCATTGCCAGGCCGTGATCGAACGCTTCGGCATGCGTCCGGACGATTGCGAACTGCACTTCTACTCGATCAACTTCGACGCCGCCACCGAGCGTCTGCTGGCGCCGCTGCTCAGCGGCGCCCACGTGGTGCTGCGTGCCCAGGGGCAATGGGACGCCGAGGAAATCTGCGGCCTGATCCGCACCCATCGCATCAGCATCCTCGGTTTCACCCCGAGCTACGGCAGCCAGTTGGCGCAGTGGCTGGCGACGCAAAGCCAGACCCTGCCGGTGCGCATGATCATCACCGGCGGCGAAGCGCTGACCGGCGAGCACCTGCAGCGGATCCGCGCCGCGTTCAAGCCGAGCCTGTTCTTCAACGCCTACGGCCCCACCGAAACCGTGGTCATGCCGCTGGCGAGCCTGGCGCCCGAGGTGCTGGAGGAGGGGGCCGGCAGCGTGCCGATCGGCAGCGTGGTCGGCGACCGCGTCGCCTACATCCTTGACGCCGACCTGGCGCTGGTGCCGCAAGGCGCGACAGGCGAGCTGTATGTCGGCGGAGCCGGCCTGGCGGTGGGTTATCACGAGCGGGCGGGCATCACGTCCGAACGCTTCGTGGCGGATCCGTTCGCCGCCGACGGCGCACGCATGTACCGCACCGGCGACCTGGTGCGCCAGCGCGCCGACGGCCTGGTGGAGTACATGGGCCGGATCGACCATCAAGTGAAGATCCGCGGCTTCCGCATCGAGCTGGGGGAAATCGAAACCCGTCTGCTGGACCACGAGGCGATCCGCGAAGCCGTGGTGCTGGCGCTGGACGCGCCGAGCGGCAAGCAATTGGTCGGCTACCTCGTCACCGAGGTGGCCGACCAGGACGAGACGCACCAGGCCGCACTGCGCGAAGCGCTCAAGGCGCACCTCAAGGCGCAACTGCCGGACTACATGGTGCCGACTCACCTGATCTTGCTGGCCAGCATGCCGCTGACCGCCAACGGCAAGCTCGACCGACGCGCCTTGCCGGCGCCGGACCCTGCGCTCAACCGCCAGGACTACGTGGCGCCGAGCAACGAGCTGGAGCAGACCCTGGCGCAGATCTGGTGCGAGGTGCTCAACGTTGCGCAGGTCGGCCTCAACGACAACTTCTTCGAACTGGGCGGCGACTCGATCCTGTCGATCCAGGTGGTCAGCCGCGCACGGCAGCAGGGCATCCATTTCAGCCCGCGCGACCTGTTCCAGCACCAGACGGTGCAGACCCTGGCCGCCGTGGCGAGCCGCAGCGAAACCGTGACCGCCGAGCAAGGGCTGGTGGCGGGCGAATCAGGCCTGACGCCGATCCAGCATTGGTTCTTCGACACGGAAATCACCGAGCGCCAGCACTGGAACCAGGCGTTGCTGCTGGCGCCTGCCGCCG from Pseudomonas ekonensis carries:
- a CDS encoding non-ribosomal peptide synthetase — encoded protein: MTDAFELPSTLVQALQRRAALTPDRLALRFLAESEEQAVVLSYAELDRRARTIAAALQAEAGFGERAVLLFPSGPDYVAAFFGCLYAGVIAVPAYPPESAKRHHQERLLSIIADAEPRLLLTSAGLRDALQQIEGAPPLLCVDTLDDTLAERWVGPALPGDHIAFLQYTSGSTALPKGVQVSHGNLVANELLIRHGFGIDVNPDDVIVSWLPLYHDMGLIGGLLQPIFSGVPCILMSPAYFLGRPLRWLEAISQYGGTISGGPDFAYRLCSERVSESALERLDLSRWRVAYSGSEPIRLDTLERFAEKFTACGFSEDSFMASYGLAEATLFVAGTPRGQGIAALRVDDAALAQNRAEPGEGSPVMSCGISQPQHAVLIVDPVTMQELPDNAVGEVWAAGPSIAHGYWRNPEATAKTFVQHAGQTWLRTGDLGFFREGELFITGRLKDMLIVRGHNLYPQDIEKTVENEVEVVRKGRVAAFAVTRNGEEGIGIAAEISRSVQKILPPEALIKAIRQAVAEAYQEAPSVVVLLNPGALPKTSSGKLQRSACRNRLADGSLDSYAVFPCATAESQAAVASASELEARIGQIWAEHLNVKQVNADDHFFLLGGNSIAAAQVIAKVREALGLELNLRLLFEAPTLSAFAAAVAQQQQDGGSAQGDITALPLHEALPQSLAQNRLWITWQLDPHSSAYNIPGGLRLRGELDEDALSASFQQLIERHESLRTRFFERDGVALQQVLPAGGFELQRIDLSDLPAAEREARAQQIREDEARTQFDLEKGPLLWVTLIRLDDEDHQLLVTMHHIIADGWSLNVLIDEFSRLYAAASQGQRAELAPLPTRYADYGSWQRQWLAQGEGERQLAYWKAQLGDEQPTLELATDHPRSARQAGSAARHTVRLSVSLSEAVRNAAQANAATPFMLLLSAFQSLLHRYSGQCDIRIGVPNANRPRLETQGLIGFFINTQVLRAELDPRLPFSELLARTREAALGAQAHQDLPFEQLLEAFPKAREQGLFQVMFNHQQRDLSALKRLPGLLAEELPWHSREAKFDLQLHSEEDRNGRLTLSFDYADELFDLATVERLAEHFTRLLADACERPQAAIGDLQLLTAHELSRQDGWSTAPCAAAQQWLPELLNEQVRQTPERTALMWDGGSLDLAELHTRANRLAHYLRDKGVGPDVCVAIAAERSPQLLIGLLAIIKAGGAYVPLDPDYPAERLAYMLADSGVGLLLTQTALLDRLPASDGVSVIAMDSLHLDTWPSQAPGLHLHGDNLAYVIYTSGSTGQPKGVGNTHAALAERLQWMQATYRLNDADVLMQKAPISFDVSVWECFWPLITGARLLIAGPGEHRDPHRIAELVQQYGVTTLHFVPPLLSLFIDEPLSAECTSLRRVFSGGEALPAELRNRVLAQLPAVQLHNRYGPTETAINVTHWHCSEADGERSPIGRPLGNVICRVLDSDLNPVPAGVPGELCISGIGLARGYLGRPALTAERFVVDPMGEQGARLYRTGDRARWTNAGVIEYLGRLDQQVKLRGFRVEPQEIEARLLAQDGVAQAAVLVRDTAAGPQLIGYFTAGDASEEQEAQIARLKAALAAELPEYMVPAQLMRLDEMPLSPSGKLDRRALPEPQWQVREHVEPVSDLERQIAAIWRAVLGLSQVGLRDDFFALGGHSLLATQIISRTRQACDVELPLRALFEHSELGDFAEQIRLIQTSGRTNKQPPIDKVDRSRPVPLSYSQQRMWFLWQMEPDSPAYNVGGMARLRGVLDVGRFEAALQALILRHETLRTTFPSVDGVARQQVHAQTGLRMDWKDFSRHPAEVREQKVQQLADEEAHLPFDLETGPLLRACLVKTAEQEHYFVLTLHHIVTEGWAMDIFAREISALYEAFVDDRDSPLEPLPVQYLDYSVWQRQWLESGERQRQLDYWTAQLGREHPLLELPGDRPRPPVQSHRGELFRFDLSDDLAARVRAFNAQNGLTLFMTMTAALAALLYRYSGQTDLRIGAPVANRIRPESEGLIGAFLNTQVLRCQLDGRMTVGELFDHVRHTVIEGQSHQDLPFDHLVEALQPPRSAAYNPLFQVMCNVQRWEFQQTRTLAGMTVEYLVNDARATKFDLNLEVTDLDHRLGCCLTYSTDLFDEPTIARMAGHWRNLLEALIADPQRPLSELPLLDAPERQRLLDSLGVEAGERRLDQCIHHLFAEQALARKDAPALTFAGQTLSYAELDARANRLAWALRERGVGPQVRVGLALERSLEMVIGLLAILKAGGAYVPLDPEYPLDRLHYMIEDSGVGLLLSDRAMFAALGQLPPNVARWCLEDDSAALAGQPSGELPFISLAQHQAYLIYTSGSTGKPKGVVVSHGEIAMHCQAVIERFGMRPDDCELHFYSINFDAATERLLAPLLSGAHVVLRAQGQWDAEEICGLIRTHRISILGFTPSYGSQLAQWLATQSQTLPVRMIITGGEALTGEHLQRIRAAFKPSLFFNAYGPTETVVMPLASLAPEVLEEGAGSVPIGSVVGDRVAYILDADLALVPQGATGELYVGGAGLAVGYHERAGITSERFVADPFAADGARMYRTGDLVRQRADGLVEYMGRIDHQVKIRGFRIELGEIETRLLDHEAIREAVVLALDAPSGKQLVGYLVTEVADQDETHQAALREALKAHLKAQLPDYMVPTHLILLASMPLTANGKLDRRALPAPDPALNRQDYVAPSNELEQTLAQIWCEVLNVAQVGLNDNFFELGGDSILSIQVVSRARQQGIHFSPRDLFQHQTVQTLAAVASRSETVTAEQGLVAGESGLTPIQHWFFDTEITERQHWNQALLLAPAAALEPHRLEQALLAVIEQHDALRLRFTEGHGEWQANHQPVTDAAVLWQVRVPSMDTCAALFADAQRSLDLEHGPLLRAVLVDGPEGQQRLFIAIHHLVVDGVSWRVLLDDLQTVYRQLDAGQSVNLPAKTSAFKDWAARLQAYAGSESLREELGWWQAQLAGPAAGLPCENPEGGRQNRHGQTVNVQLDAERTKQLLQQAPSAYRTQVNDLLLTALARVLCRWSGQPSALVQLEGHGREPLFDDIDLTRTVGWFTSAYPLRLTPHGIEEAAGQGASIKAIKEQLRAVPHKGLGYGVLRYLADGASRDSMAALPNAPVTFNYLGQLDQTLGNDALFRPLDEPVGAAHDPQAPLPNELSVDGQVSGGELQLRWTFSAERYDPQTIQDLADAYIGELQSLIGHCLQDGAGGLTPSDFPLAKLTQAQLDALPVPAAQIEDVYPLTPMQEGMLLHTLLEPGTGLYYMQDRYRINSELDPERFAQAWQAVAARHEALRASFCWNVGEDMLQVIHTPGRTPIEYLDWSAVADAEQEPKLQALLKAEREAGFDLLNQAPFHLRLIKVGAARYWFMMSNHHILIDAWCRSLLMNDFFEIYTALGEGREAQLAVPPRYRDYIGWLQRQSLAEARQWWQRNLQGFERTTPIPSDRPFLREHAGESGGMIVGDRYTRLDVRDGARLRELAQAHQLTVNTFAQAAWALVLRRLSGDRDVLFGVTVAGRPVEMPQMQRTVGLFINSIALRVQIPADDQRCGVRQWLSGLLDSNMQLREYEYLPLVNIQEQSELPKGQPLFDSLFVFENAPVEVSVLDRAQSLNATSDSGRTHTNFPLTAVCYPGDDLGLHLSYDQRYFDEATVERMLGEFKRLLLALVDGFHGDMADLPLLGADEQDFLLHGCNQSAHDYPLEKSYVELFEAQVAAHPQRIAASSLDQRQSYADLNLRANRLGHALVAAGVRMDQPVALLAERSLDLLGMIIGSFKAGAGYLPLDPGLPGQRLQRILELSRAPVLVCTEACREQAQALLDEFGCANRPRLLVWDEIQAGGQPSSDPGIYSGPDNLAYVIYTSGSTGLPKGVMVEQRGMLNNQLSKVPYLSLSDADVIAQTASQSFDISVWQFLAAPLFGARVDIVPNAIAHDPQGLLVHVQQQGITVLESVPSLIQGMLASDRLSLDGLRWMLPTGEAMPPELAHQWLLRYPDIGLVNAYGPAECSDDVAFFRVDLASTRGSYLPIGTPTDNNLLYLLDGALELVPLGAVGELCVAGTGVGRGYVSDPLRTAPVFVPNPFGAPGERLYRTGDLARRRSDGVLEYVGRVDHQVKIRGYRIELGEIEARLHEQPEVRDGAVGVQEGANGKHLVGYLVAADSALSPAERLERIKQRLRAELPEYMVPLHWLWLDRLPLNANGKLDRKALPALEIGQLQSQDYLAPRSELEQTLADIWAEVLKVEKVGVRDNFFELGGHSLLATQIASRVQKALQRDVPLRAMFECSTVAELAEYIEGLVANDITADKADRLNDLMAELEGL